In one window of Rhinopithecus roxellana isolate Shanxi Qingling chromosome 15, ASM756505v1, whole genome shotgun sequence DNA:
- the TMEM225 gene encoding LOW QUALITY PROTEIN: transmembrane protein 225 (The sequence of the model RefSeq protein was modified relative to this genomic sequence to represent the inferred CDS: deleted 1 base in 1 codon) translates to MVHVSNRSIQGMNILLSSWAVVLMVMGITLDEWVELISEDEGIKINHSPWMICCPAVWPEDDLKVVRIMMMSVLGLSFLLNFILGMKFTYLIPQNKSIQLFTAILSFSSGILLLWALTLYHNKLKQGQSMHFSSYRITWIMNTAYLNVFFLSVCGILSLLECKLSTSSSTCLNIHTSDTECKESEKSIEGISLPEHTAMPRSIVRAHTVNSKEDILNKQVQTRRVTWAL, encoded by the exons ATGGTGCATGTTTCAAATAGAAGTATCCAGGGTATGAACATACTTTTGTCCTCCTGGGCCGTAGTCTTAATGGTGATGGGAATCACCTTAGATGAATGGGTTGAATTGATTTCAGAAGAC GAAGGAATCAAGATAAACCACAGTCCATGGATGATATGTTGCCCTGCTGTTTGGCCAGAAG ATGACCTGAAAGTGGTCAGGATTATGATGATGTCGGTCCTtggcctttccttcctccttaacTTCATCCTGGGTATGAAATTCACCTATCTGATTCCTCAAAATAAATCTATACAACTCTTCACTGCTATCCTCAGTTTCTCCTCAG GTATCCTTCTGCTCTGGGCACTCACGCTATATCACAATAAGCTGAAGCAAGGCCAATCCATGCACTTCTCTAGTTATAGGATCACCTGGATCATGAATACTGCTTACTTAAACGTTTTCTTCTTGTCTGTCTGTG GAATCCTCTCTCTCCTAGAGTGCAAGTTGTCTACCAGTAGCTCTACCTGCCTGAACATCCATACATCTGACACAGAATGTAAGGAATCTGAGAAGTCTATCGAAGGTATTTCATTACCAGAACACACTGCAATGCCTCGTAGCATTGTCCGTGCACACACTGTGAACTCAAAGGAAGACATCCTAAACAAACAAGTTCAAACACGTCGCGTAACCTGGGCTCTGTGA
- the LOC104656752 gene encoding LOW QUALITY PROTEIN: olfactory receptor 10G8 (The sequence of the model RefSeq protein was modified relative to this genomic sequence to represent the inferred CDS: deleted 1 base in 1 codon), which yields MSNGSFVTAFILTGLPHTPALDTPLFGAFLVIYVFTVLGNLLILLVIRVDSHLHTPMYYFLTNLSFIDMWLSTVTVPKMLMTLASPSGRAISFHSCVAQRYFFHFLESTECFLYTVMSYDRYLAISYPLRYTSVMSGRSCALPAIGTWLSGSLHSAVQIILTFHLPYCRPNRIQHYLCDAPPILKLACADTTAIEIVIFVTVGIVASGCFLLIVVSYVSIVYSVLRIRTSEGRCRAFQTCVSHCIVVLCFFGPGLFIYLRPGSRKAVDGVVAVFYAVLTPLLNPVVYTLRNKEVKKALLKLKYKVAHSQSK from the exons ATGTCCAACGGCAGCTTCGTGACAGCGTTCATTCTCACGGGCCTTCCCCATACCCCAGCGCTGGACACCCCACTCTTTGGAGCCTTCCTAGTCATTTATGTGTTCACTGTGCTGGGGAACCTCCTCATCCTGCTGGTGATCAGGGTGGATTCTCACCTCCACACCCCCATGTACTACTTTCTCACCAACCTGTCCTTCATTGACATGTGGCTCTCCACTGTCACGGTGCCCAAAATGCTGATGACCTTGGCGTCCCCAAGTGGCAGGGCTATCTCCTTCCACAGCTGTGTGGCTCAGCGCTATTTCTTTCACTTCCTGGAGAGCACCGAGTGTTTCCTCTACACGGTCATGTCCTATGATCGCTACCTAGCCATCAGTTACCCGCTTAGGTACACCAGCGTGATGAGT GGACGCTCCTGTGCTCTCCCGGCCATCGGCActtggctcagtggctcactgcattctGCTGTCCAGATCATATTGACTTTCCATTTGCCCTACTGTAGACCCAACCGGATCCAGCACTATTTGTGTGATGCACCACCCATCCTGAAACTGGCCTGTGCAGACACCACGGCCATTGAGATTGTCATTTTTGTGACTGTTGGAATAGTGGCCTCGGGCTGCTTTCTTCTGATAGTGGTGTCCTACGTGTCCATTGTCTATTCCGTCCTGCGGATCCGCACCTCAGAGGGGAGGTGCAGAGCCTTTCAGACCTGTGTCTCCCACTGTATCGTGGTCCTTTGCTTCTTTGGTCCTGGTCTTTTCATTTACCTGAGACCAGGCTCCAGGAAAGCTGTGGATGGGGTTGTGGCCGTTTTCTACGCTGTGCTGACGCCCCTTCTCAACCCTGTTGTGTACACCCTGAGAAACAAGGAGGTGAAGAAAGCTCTGTTGAAGCTGAAATACAAAGTAGCACATTCTCAGAGCAAATAA